Proteins encoded in a region of the Diabrotica undecimpunctata isolate CICGRU chromosome 10, icDiaUnde3, whole genome shotgun sequence genome:
- the LOC140451781 gene encoding uncharacterized protein yields MAQSHMHGPVKLPPDFDIQGQNAATTWKFWKISFKDYLVATGKDQSSDNIKLAILRNIIGAESARIMCTIAIPDGTGEPYKYMMKQLKVYVNPRANEVFERYKFLSRNQKEGESFEHYLTEVKHLVKSFNFNVTEPDETTEEEALRDRIVMAIRDTVTRQALLSIDKLKLNKVIDICRASEISKNQNKMFAEESIAEIHAIKRFPKDKHISHTS; encoded by the coding sequence ATGGCACAGTCACACATGCATGGACCTGTAAAATTGCCTCCAGATTTCGACATACAGGGGCAGAATGCAGCTACCACATGGAAGTTTTGGAAGATCTCATTTAAAGATTATCTAGTAGCCACAGGGAAAGATCAGTCTTCCGATAATATAAAGCTGGCAATCCTCAGAAATATAATAGGAGCCGAGTCCGCTAGAATAATGTGCACAATTGCAATCCCTGATGGAACCGGTGAGCCCTACAAATACATGATGAAACAGCTAAAGGTATATGTTAATCCAAGAGCCAACGAAGTGTTTGAAAGGTACAAGTTTTTAAGCAGAAACCAAAAAGAGGGCGAATCTTTTGAGCATTACCTCACTGAAGTAAAGCACCTggtgaaatcttttaattttaatgtaactGAACCAGATGAAACAACTGAGGAGGAAGCTCTAAGAGACAGAATTGTCATGGCCATTCGTGATACAGTCACAAGACAAGCTCTACTAAGTATAGACAAGCTAAAGTTAAATAAAGTCATAGACATTTGCCGTGCAAGTGAAATCAGTAAGAACCAGAACAAAATGTTTGCAGAAGAGAGCATCGCAGAAATTCATGCTATCAAGAGGTTTCCCAAGGATAAACACATATCGCATACAAGCTGA